In [Leptolyngbya] sp. PCC 7376, a genomic segment contains:
- a CDS encoding DUF3110 domain-containing protein, protein MSLVYVLLFNARTDNEGIHTLQEGDRNKVLMFEDEDDAIRFSLMLEAQDFPPVTVEKMEDEDIIEFCDSADYAYERVASGQLAVPPENSVSETDWQESGSYPDKEKTSQNSPDKEGDSDLSNDELDRIRQQLEGLL, encoded by the coding sequence ATGAGTTTAGTCTACGTACTTTTGTTTAATGCCCGCACTGATAATGAAGGCATTCACACCCTCCAAGAAGGCGATCGCAACAAGGTCTTAATGTTTGAAGACGAAGATGACGCGATTCGCTTTTCTCTCATGTTAGAAGCACAGGATTTCCCACCAGTAACTGTTGAGAAAATGGAAGATGAAGACATTATCGAGTTCTGTGATAGTGCTGATTATGCCTATGAGCGCGTTGCTTCTGGTCAATTAGCGGTTCCTCCAGAAAACAGCGTTTCAGAAACGGATTGGCAAGAATCTGGCAGCTATCCAGACAAAGAAAAAACATCCCAAAATTCACCAGATAAAGAGGGTGATAGTGATCTTTCAAATGATGAGCTTGACCGGATTCGTCAGCAACTCGAAGGTCTTTTATAG